The Vicia villosa cultivar HV-30 ecotype Madison, WI unplaced genomic scaffold, Vvil1.0 ctg.002580F_1_1, whole genome shotgun sequence genome window below encodes:
- the LOC131639285 gene encoding probable pectin methyltransferase QUA3, with the protein MGHVNLPASKRTSNINLIYNPRQWRLLDLISALFFGLVFLFFILVFTPLGDSLAASGRQTLLLSGSDPQQRIRLVAAIEAGQPRVVEACPAEAVDHMPCEDPRLNSQLSREMNYYRERHCPMLESTPLCLVPPPKGYKVSVQWPESLHKIWHSNMPHNKIADRKGHQGWMKLEGPHFIFPGGGTMFPDGAEQYIEKLGQYIPMNGGVLRTALDMGCGVASFGGFLLSQNIVTMSFAPRDSHKSQIQFALERGIPAFVAMLGTRRLPFPAFGFDLVHCSRCLIPFTAYNATYFLEVDRLLRPGGYLVVSGPPVQWPKQDKEWSDLQGVARALCYELIAVDGNTVIWKKPAGDLCLPNQNEFGLELCDESDDPNSAWYFKLKKCVSRISSVKGEYAVGNIPKWPERLTSSPPRSTLLKNVADVYEADTRRWVRRVAHYKNSLNIKLGTAAVRNVMDMNAFFGGFAAALKSDPVWVMNVVPSRKPSTLDMIFDRGLIGVYHDWCEPFSTYPRSYDLIHVTGIESLIKDPASGKSRCNLVDLMVEIDRMLRPEGTVIVRDTPEVIDKVARVAHAVRWKPTIYDKEPESHGREKILVATKTFWTL; encoded by the exons atgggtCACGTAAACCTCCCAGCTTCAAAGCGAACCAGCAACATCAACCTCATCTACAACCCCCGTCAATGGCGTCTTCTAGACCTCATATCCGCCCTCTTCTTCGGCTTagtcttcctcttcttcatcctcGTCTTCACGCCGCTTGGTGACTCTCTTGCAGCTTCCGGGAGGCAGACGCTGTTACTGTCCGGGTCTGATCCGCAGCAGCGGATAAGGCTCGTGGCGGCGATTGAGGCGGGACAGCCTCGGGTTGTTGAAGCGTGTCCTGCTGAGGCTGTGGATCATATGCCGTGTGAGGATCCGAGGCTTAATAGTCAGTTAAGTAGGGAGATGAATTATTATAGAGAGAGACATTGTCCGATGCTGGAGAGTACGCCTCTTTGCCTTGTTCCGCCGCCTAAGGGGTACAAGGTTTCGGTGCAGTGGCCGGAGAGTTTGCATAAG ATATGGCACAGCAACATGCCGCACAACAAGATTGCTGACAGGAAAGGTCACCAGGGATGGATGAAACTTGAAGGTCCACACTTTATATTCCCGGGAGGCGGCACAATGTTTCCCGATGGAGCAGAGCAGTATATTGAAAAACTCGGTCAATACATTCCAATGAATGGCGGTGTTCTGAGGACTGCTCTTGATATGGGATGTGGG GTTGCCAGTTTTGGAGGATTTTTACTATCGCAAAACATTGTAACAATGTCTTTTGCTCCAAGGGATTCACATAAATCACAAATACAATTTGCTCTTGAAAGAGGAATACCAGCTTTTGTTGCCATGCTTGGTACTCGTAGACTTCCATTTCCCGCATTTGGCTTCGACTTAGTCCATTGCTCTCGATGTTTAATTCCTTTTACAGCTTACA ATGCTACTTATTTCCTTGAAGTTGATAGATTACTCCGCCCTGGTGGATATCTGGTCGTATCTGGTCCACCTGTCCAGTGGCCTAAACAAGATAAAGAGTGGTCTGACCTCCAGGGTGTGGCAAGAGCGTTGTGTTATGAACTGATTGCCGTAGATGGCAACACTGTCATATGGAAGAAGCCAGCAGGGGATCTGTGTCTTCCAAACCAAAACGAATTCGGCCTTGAGTTATGTGATGAATCAGATGATCCCAATTCTGCTTG GTACTTCAAATTGAAGAAATGCGTCAGTAGGATATCTTCCGTGAAAGGAGAATATGCTGTTGGGAACATTCCCAAGTGGCCGGAGAGGCTAACTTCCTCGCCACCTAGGTCAACACTCCTGAAAAATGTCGCTGATGTATATGAAGCTGACACTAGGCGATGGGTGAGAAGGGTTGCACACTATAAGAATTCGCTAAACATAAAGTTGGGGACTGCGGCTGTACGGAATGTCATGGATATGAATGCATTCTTTGGAGGTTTTGCAGCAGCACTAAAGTCTGATCCTGTGTGGGTAATGAATGTAGTTCCGTCTCGCAAGCCATCCACCCTTGATATGATCTTTGACAGGGGTCTTATTGGAGTCTATCATGACTG GTGTGAACCTTTCTCGACATATCCGCGCTCCTATGACCTGATCCATGTGACCGGCATTGAATCGCTTATAAAGGATCCGGCCTCTGGCAAAAGCAG ATGTAACCTTGTTGATTTGATGGTCGAAATAGACCGAATGTTGCGGCCGGAAGGCACCGTTATCGTGAGGGATACCCCTGAGGTAATCGACAAAGTAGCTCGTGTCGCTCATGCCGTGAGGTGGAAACCTACTATATATGATAAAGAGCCTGAATCACATGGCAGAGAGAAAATCCTAGTTGCAACAAAGACCTTCTGGACTCTCTAA